The stretch of DNA tatactaatctctggtagggatgcggatttgttgacaatatgtacaaaaaaatttgtacattctactaattttgcattaccaaatgtatttagtagttttcgaccgaggatttttctaagggtagatAGGTGTACATCATCTATCTCACTCATACACAAATCAAAGTCAGTTCTTTTGTGTTTTCAGCCAGGATGCCAGAAGATTTTTACAAATATCTTCACAGCAaagttaaggctgatttagacgatgccagtcagcgctctagttgaagtatccagtgaatagagaacagacactctgttcaagttagaggccaattacttgttcgatactggtacaagtaacttggacagagtgtctgttctctgttcactggatacctcaactagagcgctgactggaatcgtctaaatcagcctttaaacaaaaaaagttatttctaaACAATGGTGAATcataaaatgcttatttcagGTATaaggcacgattatcgctaccTCACTCTACATACCGTCACcgcatatctcactatccctctgctgtaaaaatTCATCAtagacatcacgatatgtccgatggtggtaaattggtaattcgcgatggtgtcgacgtctggagacttcaaattagggccattatttgcgtctcaaactcgttagtgtaatctctatcagattagaaggcgcGAAGCCgggttttaaatttcaaaatttgaatggaaattttcacatcatgttatttaattacatgaaacacgtatttctgactttcattcaaccatatggctatacaattccaacattgttgctgaattttttaattataatataaaattgtcttcattaataattttcgtatgagattttttctgcACCTGCAAGCAAAATGttcttcatttaaatagaatactaatttgatatggaaaagctaattttcattcataattttaattttgaaaacgttcattccgactgaaaattagctattctttgacgctctcctaaactagtaaacgaagctcaatgccgtcaacgcggatcgctcttatgaagaaaataaatacttttgacgtttgagatgtaggcaccaaaaacatgacgGGTGTCGTACAGCTGCCTTATTTGATTAATTGATCTATATGCTATATATAAACGTTTATTTATTTGGATACATACATTGCCGTGAGAATGTTGATTGGGTAGATTGGTTGTATTAGTGATACTGAGCAAAAAGTGTACTAATGGCACTGAATTCTCGATTGATTCTCGATTCGCCAAAATTAATGTCTACGATCTGGCATCTCTGTTTTTGAGCTCATTTTCGATAAAAATTGCAGCTGACCAATATGACAGCAATTTCGAAGCAGTGATTCACCTATCTTGACACCTTGATGCTGACTGTAGTAAACCGTAGATCGGCAGTGTAGTGTAAATTGTAGTGTACGAAAGGGAAAAAGTGTGTAGATGACGAAAAAAGGAAGATATATTTGATGAGGGAAGTTGCAATGTTTTGGCGAAAATTTGCCCATTAATTCCTTGCCAGCAACAAGCGGAATATTGTGCTAAAAATAGTGTGCAGCTAACAAGCGACATAGTTTCAGGCGGTGCAACTGGTGCTGAAGGTGTTGTCTATTTTGTGATTTTATCGTTGATTAAACAGCTGAGCAAAAGAAAATTGCCGTGAAAACTACAGCAACGGGGCAGATTAGTACGATTTTCGCCACAAATCGCAAATCTCTTGTGGGGGAAAATATTGGCTGataagaagaaaaatatattctGTCGAAAAAACAGAAATGGATGAGTTGACCGAGACGGAATTGCGCTACTATAATGATATATTCAAGATAAGCAGCGAATCGTCGGACAGTACAGGAAAGATTCCGGCTTTGAATGCTACTTCGCTTTTCCGGACCGCAAATTTATCCAACGAGGTCATCAACAAGGTGAGCTAGCCACAATATGCATTTGGTTTGCCTTCGAAGAGTTTTCATGCAAATTTTATCTCCTTCCGATCTTTCTTTAATAATGTGTAGATCTTTCCATTCGTCCGAAATCTGTGTTTTATCTGCTAGAGCTTATTCATTATTTCATTTTCCTGTGCCGAATGTTTTGGAATTAGAGGAAAATGCATATTAAGTAAATTCATTGATATATGAAATAAACGAAAGTGTTGCTAGTTTTTGCGAAAGCTTTCGAATGTATCATTATACTTTTTCCTTGATtgaacaaacacatttcaggtGCATTGAAGTAAAACCCTTgttaaaaattttgaaacacTTCTAAGTGTGCAATAGCAAACATTATGTCAATTTGATATTTCAGTTTCGGAAAAATGTCGCTACATTGCAAACTGTAACTTTCAACATTTGTCTACATCTGgtgcaataaaaaaataaatgttttgatgATTAGCCTGTGTGTTGTGACCCAGTTCATCTTCTTTGAAATCCCTGATTAAGTTCCATTTATATACGCACCCTATATGACTACTGTCATACGATTATACGATTTACTGCAaacctagaaaaaaaaaaacaaatggcgaaaAATATTTACGTCAAATGTAATTATAGcttcacgaatcgccatttatatatttatattataatatcaACAAATGCTGATAGTACAAATGTAGACAGAGACAAAACTAACGGCAGCTACCGAAGGAATGATCTGTAGCCGGCTGCGCATAGGATCactcaagacgggtctatggtactaggtgaggccgtttcgtcactaagttggttaggggagcggtatatgaaaacagtacggaagaaagcagaaggggaatcatttccttgaagcgtgaaagagacagactgatcaggagcgagcttcggcactagcgtattgggttttgtttacaaacaaaacacagtagacttccaagatggctgaagagtggtttcagCAAGTTGGCCcgccttaggatatacttctacgcgccttgggatCACTAAACCTGATGTTGCCTTAATTACAGGCGAGATGTTGTTTTCTAGGTCTGCGGCCAAAATCGGCTTTACCAAAATGACAGATGTATGACACGATTGGCTTTGATGGGATCATTGTTAGCTGAGTTCTGGGCGGTTGTTGAATTTTTAATAAagctttttcaattaatttattgaatAAAACGACTACCTGATGACACAAGAAGAATGCTCTGTGGCTATGGCTTTTAtgctgagaaacaaaacaaaatgcttctgatatttgaatagaaatatgaaaatttgTGTTCCCTGTTCACTGAAAAGGCGGCATTCATATAGAAGCAGATAAAtcggaaatcgattttttcaaaaatcgattcggcaatgatcgattcagcaaagatccattctttggtaccgatttaatcagtggatcgatccctacgccgtttggaaaatcgattcgataagatcgatctttttataaagatcgtcCAATCCTAATGCCGCGGGTCGAAATGTGCAGGAGCAATAAAGAGAGCATCTTGACGGACGAACTCGAGATGATCGAAAGATGGACGCGACACTTCGATGAACAGCGCCTGAATATGAGGCCAGGACAATGTTAAAGAGGACTAATTCTGTGCATTGAGactagcctgatacaagtgctaacgcataaagccaacaccaccacttctttagaagggctgcaggtcgggaggtcaagcttgatggaggtcaagaaaaaagtgaacgagctgtacgagttcattaaggacaaaaacaatactaagatcaaacatttagtcacaagcatcaaatccgccgttacggctgctgaccgcgaacagaaggagatgatcacgcgagcagaggttgttgaaaaagcactcgctgaagcaagggagaagatgtccgtcgagatacaggagacgcctaagacgccacgaaacccacgatcggacaaaaggaagagggataccccaggggatgaagaagacctgaagaaggttaaaaatgacaacctgggaaacaaaaaggaaggtgaaggcagtggatggcgaactgtcgaaaaacagacggagaaacggaagaagaatgaagaaaagaagaaaggtgtgcaggagacaaaaaaaaccaggcccagacgcgagcgaagtaagggagatgctctgatcgtcgaggtgaaggaaggagtgacttacgcatcactcctgcggaaagtaagagacgatccggagttgaaagaactgggagagaatgtggtgaaaaccaggcgcacccagaaaggagagatgctcttcgagctcaagggggatccggcggtcaaaagttcaaccttcaaggaactggttgcgaagtcgctcggtgaggaggcgaaggtgagggctctatcccaggaatcagtggtcgaatgcagaaatctcgacgaaatcacgacagacgaggagttcaggcgcgagttaatagaacagtgtaagctggacaatacaccaatgacgatccgtatgaggaaggcgtatggtggcacgcagacggcgtcgatacggctctcaacagtcgcagccaataagatggtagaaacgaccaaaataaaagttggctggtcggtttgctcgctgaagatggtgccccgggtggccaagcggatggagagatgcttccagtgcatgggctttggacatcaggcaagaagctgcacaggccccgacaggtctgaactgtgcaggagatgcggtgagaaagggcatgttgcgagagactgcacgaagcaaccgaaatgcctgctctgtaaaccagagaacggcaacgaccatgcgacaggaagcttcaagtgtccctcgtataagaaggcgttagcagaatcgcagtaacggagataattcagatcaatctgaaccattgcaacacagctcagcaactgttgtggcagtcgacaacagagacaaaatgcgacgttgcaatcatagcggagccgtaccgagtaccccgtgataatagcagctgggcgacggatagcttagggattgctgcaatacaggtgatgggcagatatcctatccaggaagtggttggaggttcacatgaaggtttcgtaatcgccaaaattaatggaatctttatgtgtagttgctacgcacccccgagatggacaactgagcaattccaccagatgctagacgcaatgaccgaggaactaatcggtagaacaccgatcgtcattggaggcgacttcaacgcctgggcggtggagtggggaagtagatgcaccaacatcagagggtacagtctactggaagctctagcaaagctggaagtaacgttactgaacgaaggtaccaccagcactttccggaaagatgggcgcgaatccatcatcgacgttactttttgcagtccgtcgctgttggcgagtacggagtggaaagtgtgcgagtcgtatacgcacagtgatcaccaggcgatccggtacagaatcggtcaacgaaaccaagtgctagttcggaggacaacaagcggtgagcggaagtggaagacgaatgctttcgacaatgaccttttcgtcgaagcacttcgtctagctagcggagcttcagattggaacgcagaaaagttgacagatctactggtgagagcatgcgacactaccatgccgaggaaagttgtaccaaaaaatggaagacgcccagcttactggtggaacgactctcttcgcaacattcgcgctagctgtcttcaagccagaagacgcgtttagagagcacgaaatagcgctgatagagaggaacgtaatacggtgtaccgagcagctagagccgccttgaaacggggaattacactgagcaaagcgaactgtttcaaggagctgtgccgagatgcagatgccaacccatggggcaacgcgtatcgagtcttgatggcgaagatcagaggacctgtgacgcccgtcgaatcgtgtcccgagaagctgaaggtcattgtggagggtttatttccgatgcatgatcctacgatatggccaccgacaccgtacgccgaaatagctaccgaacgttctcaagtttccagtgaagaactggtagcagtggcgaagaggctgcaggtaaacaaagcgcccggccccgacggaatccccaacgcggccttgaaaacggcgattcaggcgttcccggacattttcaggatagtgctacagaaatgcctggatgatggtcactttcctaagaaatggaagatccaaaagttagtgttgctgccaaaaccaggaaagcccccgggggtaccaacatcctataggcctatatgcctgctggatactcttgggaaactcttggaaaggattatcctcaacagactgacgaaatgtacggagagtgaccatggtctgtcaaagatgcagtttggattccggaaaggtaggtccaccgttgatgctatccggacagtggttgaaaaggcagagaaggcgtcacagcaaaagcggaggggcgaccgacattgtgctgtagtaacgatcgacgtgaggaatgctttcaacagcgctagctgggaagccattgccgagtccctacaccgtatgaaggttcctgggtacctgtgcagaattctaggaagctacttccagaaccgcgtcctagtctacgagacgagcacggggcagacaacgttgaatataacggccggagtaccacaaggctctatcctgggcccatcgctctggaacgtaatgtataacggagtactgaatctgaagcttcccaaaggcgtggagatcgtgggcttcgcggatgatatcgctctcacagtggcaggcgatacactcgaagaggtgaagatgcttgcaaccgagtccatcgtctcagtagggaactggatgcaagcagcgaaactgcagattgctcataataaaacggaagtattgttggtgagtaactgcaaagccgtgcagcgagcggaaatcacagtcggggaacacgtgataacttctaagcgtaggttgaaatacttgggagttatgatcgacgaccggctgaatttcaacaaccacgtcgactacgtctgcgagaaagcagacaagtccattagcgcgatagcgagaataatgccgaataacgcaggaccttgcagtagcaaaaggcgtctcctggctgctgtatcctcgtccatactacggtacggagcaccagcctggtctgcggctctcgaaacccaccggaatcgtagaaaactggaccgtacgtttcggctcatggcgatgcgagttgcgagcgcgtataggacgatctcgttggaggcagtctgcgttatcgccggcatgatccctattggcatcactctggcggaagacagagagtgctacagacgaaaggaaatcaggggtatcctgaaaacagcgagagtagaatcactcttgaagtggcagcaggaatgggacacggcggagaaaggcaggtggacgtatgggctcataccggtactatcaacctggctgaacaggaagcacggggaggtgaattttcatctgacacagttcctgtctagacatggctgcttcaggcaatatttgcaccggttcgggcacgcaacgtcgccactctgtccggagtgtgaagattttttttttccaattcgtttatttgtaaggctcaatcgcataagctttgcggagccgctaactcaagttttgtttatacaaaactttcatcttaaatctatgtttagtaggtttcgaccgattactcgcggttcactcgaggttagaggggcaacaatttttgtgggacgggtcaggttagggatatggatatgaggtatcattgtctcaaccgagggttgccgcacgcactgtagcattgtgcataatgaccagggatagcatctggtgttcgactagttgtcgagggtgggcgacggtgagatgaggggacaagacaaacaaactaataacgaaaaagaaaaaaaacacaaaagcattaaattcttatactagaccgtttcacaaacatatagatcaactgcatatagcagatgtcgcgagttcccaacacgtctctaacaggaacatagggttgtgttccttggacctcaagggcattcaaaaggtactctctggctgcgtaattatccgtacattgccaaactgcgtgatcgatgtcatcgtaaccgtttccacaccgacagacattgttttgaacaagatttattctgtggaggtgcacatctaggagtgtgaagatgtggaggaaacaccagaacacgtggtatttgtgtgtcccaggttcaccgcaagacgcgaggggctgcctgcccttcatgccgggaacatagtagagaaaatgtgtcgcgacgagggcacctggaacgctgtgaacagtgtaatcataatgtgtccgagctacagcggaagtggagggccgaccagcgtagtaataacccctgaccatagaagaggaacaaatgcgagggctgttgcaaagtgtagtaccccacgagagtcgttgtgacggagtgcgcgttatgttgaagggcactgcctaatcggcgctccgttgggaagagaaatcctgcgagggtggctgtgacggggcgcgcgtcaagttggagggcgcttcctaatcggttcacgtctcgacaggtgagaaaccccgcgagggtgactgttacggtttgcgcgtcaagttggagggcaattcctaatcggtacacgtctcgacgagtaagcggaatctggagagcagggtcaagaaaatgctggcaatgcctgttggtggattgagagaggaacattgcgagggtcgtttcggcggagcgaaagcctaggagagcatcatcaaatcggtgggtacccccacgagagttgctgtgacggagtgcgcgttatgttggagggcactgcctaatcggcgctccgttgggaagagaaatcctgcgagggtggctgtgacggggcgcgcgtcaagatggagggcgcttcctaatcggttcacgtcttgacaggtgagaaaccccgcgagggtgactgtgacgggttgcgcgtcaagttggagggcaattcctaatcggtacacgtctcgacgggtaaaaggaagcctgtgctgcggatgtgcgtggcggagtacaacggaaacgtaaatgagatgtatagagaaaaggggaaggatcaacgctagttagcgttgaaaactcgtgaagtgcatgagcacagccgccctctgaagtagtcgcctagatgtggtcccggggcgaatgaggctacgagtagagggtttggtttttgtgggtgcgatccccactcgacatctgggttatcccttcccagataaggctggagaAGCGTTCCTcgcctctataaaaaaaaacacacacacacacatacacatacacatcaaattcaagcgcccgctttgtcttcgttcgttctaagcaaagcataaaaacaacagcgcgtccCCATACGCACCgcctcaacagagaaagcaaagtctgatatcgatataaacaattaatggtgaaaattcaagcaaaatgttcaaaaatcacgattattATCCCACTATACGGTACTTTcatattagcgtcaccggagccgaaatacaatagacaGCAAATTTATAGTTCGCACTGGCATTCAgatattatttgtattgtttttGCCTTGTTGTAAAACACTACAAACAACAAGGCAGCAACAATACAAGAGATATCTGAGTGCCAGTGTGTACATTAAAATTGCTATCCATTGTATttggctccggtgacgctaatacgaatgGTGACTCCGGTGACTGTAATACGAAtgttataatagccacttaaatttcacgttaacgttgaaaggtcacattttttcttgaaattggtcatatttggaatatattttttttttcagactgtatataatcgagtccaaagaTGTatttaatcgaatcatataatcgattctgtatataatcgagtccgatctgtatacaacatttttgaaaacaatttataTATTTTCGTTTGCGAATCGACAAATCAGAACGTGcgatttccgtttggataatgattgagatttttcaattgtttcataaaatatattgttttatttattgtagTAAATTGATACGGAGTGcacaaatcgattgatgcaaaaatctcacaaATCCAtcagaaaatgactgagcaataagcgtcaattttgacaattttgacgATGCgaacgattttcgtttttcaatttgtgcacccaatatgttcccgaaagacgtaatcctacgtcgaaATTGTGATTTGCCATCAATTGTACCAGTTATTCTATCCCTGGAACTTCTCGAAAGTCGATCATCCTTAGGTAGGGTATTGGAAGCCTGGTACAGGTGGATATCTATAGCTTAGGTTTAGAAATGTCAGACTACCGAAAACGAATGTAAAACGAATGCACTTATACAGTTGTATGATTTGTTTCTATTCTCCTCAGATTACCTCATTGGTTGGCATTCCACAAACCGCACTGCACCTATCCCGGCAGCAGTTTTACGGCTGTCTGAAGCTCATCGCAGCCTATCAAGCATCAGTTCCTCTGCGCGAAGAGATACTAACATCAACGATTAACCTTCCTTTGCCACAATTCAGCTGGATTGATTCACCTACAGCGTTTCCTCATGTCACTGGTGGAACAGCGTCAGCGAGTCTGGGTGCACCATCCTTGAGTTCCGGTAGTGTCATAGCCGAGCGGAATGGTTACACAGCTCGCCCGTCGGATTACAGGGAAATCAAAACCAGTAAGGATCTCATAGAATTGGCTGCCACTAGCAGTAGTAGCAGTCGAGAGCGGATAGACAAAGCCTGTAACAGTGGAgaaatgacaaattcggatcaaCCGAGTACGGATTCTGAAGTAGAGCACAATGATGATCCGATGCTGAGGTCAGCCGAGCGCCACCACGTCGTGAATGTGAAAGGTCATGGTGGGGGAAAATTGATAGGAGGTGGACCGATTGGGCATAGTGGTGTGGTTGGTGGATCCCCTGAGGCATGGAGTACGGCAAGTGATAGTCCCACGCCTACGAATAGTGTTGCAGAACGTCCTTGGGCTAATCAGAACCTTTGGCAAGGGTTGGTTTGTGAGGAGCAACGGCAGCTGTTAGGTACTGAGGAAGAATCTTCTGATAAACACAGTAGTGACGATGACCAAGAAATAGATATCGAGTATTTTTATCAGATTTCCCAAACGTCAAAAGACTATTATGTTAAACAATTTCGAACCATACAGCCAGATATATATGGTTTAGTGAGCGGGCAGGTTGCAAGGTTCGTAATTGTGTAAAATAATTAACTGCTTAAATAGCGACAGATATTTTTagggtattttttgaaaaatctcgCATACCAATCGAGGAACTTCGTCATATATGGCAAATGTGTGATGTAACACGAGATGGTGCGCTGAATCTGGCTGAATTCACCGCCGCTATGCATCTGGTTGTTTTACGACGAAACAACATTCCTGTTCCGGCGACACTTCCTCCTTGTTTAATGCCGAGTCTGCTGCAGCAATCCTTATTTTCAAATGCGAGCGGAAACCTACAAAGTCAGAATAGTGGTGGCTCTGCGGGAGGAGCTAGCATAGGCAGCACCACTGGAACAGATGCTAGTAGTAGTATACGGGAACGAGTGGGACCGGAGGAGGCGGATTTATTGCACCTTGAGAGTGATGATAACACTAACAATAGCACTAGCGTGAACGATACTAAAGAACATCAGCGCATAATCTCACATCCAGAAACGGTAAAGTTTGGCCATCAAATACAAAATAACAATGCATCCGCAACTCTAGTGGCGGTAGCTGGTAGTGAAAGTCCTCAGCCAACTTCTTCAACGGCAAGCAATTTGAAGATGATAAATACCAGTGGTGGCATTCGGAAGACTCCAACCAATGTTATCTCGCCAACACATACGCAGCAAAAGGTGAAACACGCAAGCGAACATCCGATAACACCACCAAATACATTGAATAATAAGGTAAGTTTAGAGCAAATATTTTATCGTGAGTTATTCTAAAGCACTTGTGTAAAAGTTGTCCAATACGCAAACTCGGTTGAGCGAAAGAATCAACCTTGTGAGTCTGGATTGGCACTTTACAGGATTCAAGTACGAAAAAGTGTCGCGAGAATTAACCTTGTTTCTGGAACAAACTGAAttgactgccttcgcactaattccgtacGGAACGAGCCACGAACGGAAGCTAATCAGAGTTATTCCTTTCGATAAATTGAACTGagtgccttcgcactaattccgtacGGAACGAGCAATGAACAGAAGAACTGATCAATCTATCAAATATcaactaagcgggaggatcaacgagtacaagatcttcacgaactccgagcgcaaattatacaactATTGCTGCGAACGTTGGAAGGCTTGAATCTGGagaactctcgtcagtcgatTCAATAGGGGATGTAATCGTACGACACAATTCCAAAGACTACTtactttattctttttttttcacttaaattctgtTTATTCCTTAATTTCGCTTACATTATGATATAATACTACaattcaagtgatcaacctagggttctacatctttatgTAGCAATGTCAAGTTCTGTAATGATTTttatcatacacattatccgattgtttcatattcctattgtaaaatcatgcctaaacttttctagttttttgttacctttttaTATCCTACCCTCCCCAAATTACCTACATTGTCCCAACTTAAACTACTTATCTacctggaaataaatatatctactTTAATCCAAAGccgttaccttgaaaggtaacgactagAAACTCTGATAGCATAattatacagattctgtattattccgtgtattgagagagcgcaactctgttcaaatttcatacacTTATTgttgataatttcatccaaggttttaatcccgGCTAGCTGGtgtatctccgaatttcgcgttctgggAGGAGAGTTTAAaatcatacgaagaattttgtatgcgctgaagttttaatttgtgttggagcacagcactcccaaatgggcatcgcatatgcgataactggaaatattatttgtttgtatactaTCATTCACCGAAgtttcaaatggacttgtaatgttctgaccaagattgtgtgaactattGAAATGGTTGGCCAATTGCcctagccttttcggcaggtgttatcaatcgttctgaattatcaggttgaagaagaggaggaataggatcagacttggtcttgagaattttagcgtacctccaaaatggcttggagttgttcggaagtttactaatatcttttgcgaattttttgttacggattttttgtactgccttcgatagaggttccgaagtctaatcaaatgtttagtaatggaatcaatttgaacagagtcactcaacTGAATCgcttctgggatgtggttttggcgagcctgag from Toxorhynchites rutilus septentrionalis strain SRP chromosome 3, ASM2978413v1, whole genome shotgun sequence encodes:
- the LOC129774790 gene encoding ralBP1-associated Eps domain-containing protein 1; amino-acid sequence: MDELTETELRYYNDIFKISSESSDSTGKIPALNATSLFRTANLSNEVINKITSLVGIPQTALHLSRQQFYGCLKLIAAYQASVPLREEILTSTINLPLPQFSWIDSPTAFPHVTGGTASASLGAPSLSSGSVIAERNGYTARPSDYREIKTSKDLIELAATSSSSSRERIDKACNSGEMTNSDQPSTDSEVEHNDDPMLRSAERHHVVNVKGHGGGKLIGGGPIGHSGVVGGSPEAWSTASDSPTPTNSVAERPWANQNLWQGLVCEEQRQLLGTEEESSDKHSSDDDQEIDIEYFYQISQTSKDYYVKQFRTIQPDIYGLVSGQVARVFFEKSRIPIEELRHIWQMCDVTRDGALNLAEFTAAMHLVVLRRNNIPVPATLPPCLMPSLLQQSLFSNASGNLQSQNSGGSAGGASIGSTTGTDASSSIRERVGPEEADLLHLESDDNTNNSTSVNDTKEHQRIISHPETVKFGHQIQNNNASATLVAVAGSESPQPTSSTASNLKMINTSGGIRKTPTNVISPTHTQQKVKHASEHPITPPNTLNNKDWNATSKEWTKFTESPTSNVSSPGPKPVNFDMQRTTQAIVSDPQILHPVPLRVTPVGAETADNSNLVYSDVTVGTGGILIVQRDDSSPKQLNTQQQQLQPHGQHMNQRDSLTSGDLRAIQRPQPKKPPSKGIGAIPPPPQREPSVSSIAGTIGVVDGMATSLDTATFNSVINTTVCHPVANTVVNSASKKDQPPPPLPPPRPTQHRHTRSSSLDLNKLKLNTASGAAAGLTKQLEDQMRMPPPPEVPPRVTPTTEQPTRGFADFAQFSSSPAAGGNRMVSAENNVTTIHLDAAGNITGTSASSAQRGSLANSLIVGGPPLQTVSRNSAFEVYRKPQQQQQPSRGSQSPTQLPPPLTTSRSVESSSAEHEKRMMAISDNLRQVRFKTTETSNGTDVLKHLKEQNLLLLRICSDLSEELLQIQQKREDIRIKIEFQEENLGVSTTNLSAGQTASTTVSSSHLA